A window of Cydia fagiglandana chromosome Z, ilCydFagi1.1, whole genome shotgun sequence genomic DNA:
ATTCTAACCCTAGaggactagtttttgatagtatacTTAcggggtggaaagataagtcgggccctggagggaaactaccttaaatccttaagctggctcattttacttaaaggagacattcctttatttttaaaaagaaacaaaactgaattcaaagtatttttctttttttcttcaatttggcttgtctaaaaaaaatttaagtactaatattagattttatggatattttgtacgacagacgagtgtaagacctaatgtttgttggagaaatgttatcattaacattaactgtatcgactagtagaataaaattgcatgtttttattttttggaatttttagtcggttcgagtcccgggcgaggcaagcgagttttagaaaatctttgaatgcagttttgtttctttttaaaaataaatgaatgtcccctttaagtaaaatgtgccaacttaaggatttaaggtagtttccctccagggcccgacttatctttcaaCCCTGTATAGTTTGgcttttaatcaagtattaaagtacccatatggtttacaaagtcttaattcaaccattaaagtcgacgagtacaaaaaactttaagctagctctcaatttgacattttttttaaatattatttttaatttgaccttacaattatacgtaagtaggtaagaccgttaaatatttaaaataattattagcaaattatcaccaattactctaagaataCTTTATTCCGAAACAGGGGACATGAATTCACGAACttaggagctgacctaaatttgtattacgaaatgggagccaaataagaggtaCACGAAAAAaagccttaacctgccgaaacaggggccctttaccttaacgtataaaaaattaaaagtactagtttttgatagtactagtagtagtagtagtgcaTGTCATTTCATGTAtctgccagcatccttggtactaTGCcacaagggcctattttaggtctaagctagtttttaatttcgtttagtaataCTAATACCAttctacatataatataattatattgtttgtaaataaatgatcacAATACGTTCCAAAAATACCAAGTAATACTGACACTTCAAACTTCAAAACTTGCCATAaaaattattactaaaatttCTTGAACacattgtcacaagaaatactaaTTTAAGAATTTCTGTAAACTAAGCAGTTAAGATAATCGATTGAGATCAAAGGCTTTCGCATTAACTAGACgtaaataaaaaagataagtctgcaacgatctTGATAGcaacagtgcaagtgttatttatacgtcatcatttcatagtagtttgaagtttgaaataacacttgcactgcgtgtgctatcaaaatcgttgcagacttttcttggtctaactctatttaacTTCAATTCTGTAGGTTACATAAGTAATCGATTTTAAATCTCCACCATAATTTTAATGTGTGGTAGTGGACCGCACGCACGTGAGGCAAAAGCTTACCTGCGCAATGAATCCTACCACCTTGTAGGTGGCGCCCGCGACCCAGTCCTGGAACCAGTAGCCCTCGGCGGTGCGCGGGCTCTGCGGTATCACCAGGTAGCTGGCATTCGGCGCCTGTTGCAGGACGCCAGTGACGTCCCTAGTTGTGTTAAAAGTTACGATGATGCCAATGTCGTCGAACAATTGTTTCGTCGGTGCAGATGGCGTCACAAACGTTAATGCTTGTAGTTGCACAATAGACCTCATGAGTAGTTTCGTGTAATAAGGTTTGGCTCTAGAAAGAAATAATGATTTGTGAAATAAGCGATCTTTGCTAACATTCCAAGTAAGCACAGTGAACAAACGTCAAACATTATTGATGCACCCCAGACCACGTATGGAGAGATACTTCAAATTCCTATTCGAATTTGTATCTATGTCTTTACCATCACCAAAGAGAATTTGgaatagaggaatattgtcaaagcaTTGTCAAAGACACAAATGGTTAAGTATTAGAATAATCATTTGTGTGGAAAAAgggatggctgagatacgcgtcatactcgtgaacgggtgctgtttgtggagactggtctgtttaagctaacacgagctattatacttagtaacttaatttttattaattaattacagtgagacgcctcattctgttctcgtatgtttcttttctcttaatgaatgtattaattatacaggatattgactcttggagaccctatacatctctaaggataacttgataaactatataatcttatagttctgacacctagagacatttacacctctaaatattatagatttttttgtgtgttttttatctgtattttgtatgtaattcgacattaagagaccatatacatctcttagtaattgtaatacgttagattgaattgttagttttattttataaaattgttgatgttattatttttgcttttatgtaaattcaatgttgacgtgtaaaagtgcccttgtggcctatttgctgaataaatgttgatatttgatatttgatatttggtaATAAATATACTGACTGCCTTACATAAgtaatttactttaaaatattcCTCTACTCTAAAGTGTCTTTGCCATCACGGAACATCCGGATCTGGACATTTGGGAGGCATGCGCGGAGCTGAAGCCAACACTTACACGCGTATTCCCGGataaacgagataatcacaagatctagaaacgatatagagatcaactagatttacattagatatcgactagatgtgacttggatatctaagtcataacttgtcgaaatcgttcaagagggcctccagaatcgcggaaacgtcaaatttgacatatctatcttacaaatatctttaaattatccatatcgtaacttgttgaggtctagtagagatctaatacattttcagaatcgagccgttagaggCCAATTTAcactttaataaaatgtaagggTTCACCGAGCGAATGCTGCCCTTGTCCGCGCGGATGCGGGTGCCTGCCTGTGGGCCGAAATGGAGTAGATCAGATCCATAACGAatccatttattttataaataacagcCTTAAGGGTCGATTTTCGCGATGAACACAATGCTATGTCCTTCCCCTGGACTCAAGCTATcttttttatctaaatcggtttagcGTGAAAAGTTAACAGACAAACAGAATGAGCTACTTTCGCCATTTAATCGGATAATGTTGCCTTCTAATTGAAGGATTAGTTAATAATAGACATTTTATAGGAACGTTACTAGCTTCGTTATTTCTAAGATATTATATGTCGCTGTCGTCGAGCCCGGGCTGACACGTCATtttttatgacggctgatcggtgttCACGTGGTGCTTCCGTAGAAAATGAACTAccggaagctccagcccggCCTGGCCGATGGCCCAATCTAGCGTGAGTCACCCTTAAGTAAAAAGGGTTACGTTTGTGTTTTGATAATAATATATGACTCACGTGGCAATACATCTTGCAGCAGTTATAAATGTTCTGTATCCAATCATGGCCGCCGTGCAGATCATGGGCTCCCTGCCACCGTCCCAACGCGTGTGTATGACCCGCGCGACCCACGGGTAAGCTGTCCCGTCGTCCGGCACCGGCGTGGCCCCTGTCTGCGCCATCACCGGCATGGGGCAGAAATCTGCAACAGTTGCACCAATTTCCAGAGCACTTGTTCATTCTCAAAGACCGCCATACCTTCACCGATCATTTTTCCTAACGAAGCAGGTATATTGAAAGACAACATTTCAATGAGTACCTACATACAGGGTCACTGGACCGATTTCTTCGCCAGGGTATACTTTATTCTAGTTTGAAGATGGCAATATTGGGAAAACAACTAAAGAAATCGATAGAaagaaatacataaatacaaatAACAGAAAACTATATAGTTTACATAGATATAATACAGGGTTATTTCAAATTGTTAATACAAAACACTTGATTGGgactcagtttttttttttttttttaataccacatcggtggcaaacaagcatacggcctgcctgatggtaagcagtcaccgtagcctatgaacgcctgcaactccagaggtgttacatgcgcgttgccgaccttttaaaaacctgtacactccttttttgaagaacccgatactgtagaccctcgggaaaacctcgggagggagctcattccacagccggagcgtccgcgggaggaaattcctcttaaatcgcacagtacgcgaccatttaggttctagggtgtgaggatgaacaccctgccgacggcgagcggtgcggtgatagaaAGCGGCCGTTGGCATCATGTCAAATAGTTCCTCAGAGCACAACCCATTGTACAAGCGGTAGAACACACACAAGGAGGCAAAgtctctccttagacttaaaggttcaataccgcttgtgagtttgggatcatcgacgattcgcacagcgcgcctttggactgagTCGAAGGGTCCAAGctggcatccaggtgctcctgcccaaaggtgacagcagtactccatATGGGGTCTGACTTGCGATTTATAAAGCAGCAGTCTTTGCCCcggagtaaagtatcgcctcgctttattgagcacaccgagttttttggATGCCAGCGCAGCCTTACCTTCCAGGTGGCTGCCGAATTGGACGTCActggagatgtcaacaccgaggatcccaatactccctgacatggtaAGGGCTGTGCCTTGGAACTGTGGGACCACAGTGAATGGGGTTTTCTTAGCAGTGAACGCGCAAACTTGTGTCTTGGTGGGGTTGAATCGCACTAAATTGTCCCGGCcccacaccgaaactctggatagaGTGCTCTCAATGTCTGACACAAGCTTTTCACGACTCTCCAGCACCACAGAGCGAGGGATATTGGCACGGCCTGTGTAAAAGGCATCCCCAGTACTGTCGTCTGCATAGCAATGAATGTCatcgatagacaacatgtcattGATGTGCAGCAAAAACAGCGTAGGGGATAGCACAGAACCTTGCGGAACGCCAGCGTTAATGTCCATGCTATCGGAGCAGCGTGCATGCTATCGCAGCATGCTACCGGAGCGGAGTTAATGCCCAATAGTATACTACAGTAAGTCCGTTGTTAAAATTAGCTGTATTTAATTATCGCTAATTTTCTAATACATTTTCTGACAAGAAAATTTCACCCATGGATCTTTTTTCTGATCGATTACGGGAAAATGAAGGTATTTAATTGCAATTATTGGTGATATATTGAAGGTagctaaaaaaaaaatcaagaacAGCTTAACCGGTTGGATTTTTTGGatcattataaatataatatgaacATAGTAGTATCAATAAATCTCCAACTGCATCCCTTTCTAACATCCAATTTAAAAGAACTTTCTTGTCACTCGCCTTGTATTTGAGTGTGAGTATAATAATTGAAtatatcgacgcttatcattaacAGTGACACAACtcaaaattaaatgctattgcatttaatattctatcttttactggtaagatttaaaatcgaatggcatttcattttgttttgtgtcactattcatgataagcaacgatatGATATGAATACTTACAGGTGTTGTTGTAATTGGGATTGATTGGCGGCTGGCCGCCGTCCAGCGCCTGCCGGCGCGGCTGCGAGGCCGGCCGGGGGCCGCCGCGCGGCTGCGAGGCCGCCCGGGGGCCGCCGCGCGGCGCGCCGCTGCCGCTGCCGACACCGGCGCCGGCGACTGCGGCCAGGAACCGACTCTGTCGGCTCTCCTCTAACCAATTCCGTAACCTAGGATTCATGTAGGCCTGACATTGGTATATTAAAGAGAGAAACAATAATCCTTTTagcattttatttttgagattaaTAATACGCGACAATTGAAGAAATATGAATGCTGTTTATGAGAAGAAATTGAAATGTTGAAATTTtgactattattaaaattaaaatttcacaATTATTTGATTGTTTATTGTGAAAGTTAAATTAGGAAACGTGATATTGTAGTAAAGATATTATACTTGAGAATTTTATTAGCAGTAAAATGAATATTGCTCAACTAGATTGCTCCACATCGTGTGTGTCAGTATTAATGTACTAGGTACCGGTTGTAGAAATTCATCATAAAAATCTTTCgcaataaaaatcaaaatgtGCACGATGTGGAGCAATCTAGTTGAGCAATATTCATTTTACTGCTAATAAAATTCTCAAGTATAATATCTTTACTACAATATCACGTTTCCTAATTTAACTTTCGCAATAAACAATCGAATAATtgtgaaattttaattttaataatagtcaAAATTTCAACATTTCAATTTCTTCTCATAAACAGCATTCATATTTCTTCAACACGATGTGTCGCGTATTTACTTAtctcaaaaataaaatgctaaaatgATTATTGTTTCTCTCTTTAATATACCAATGTCAGAATCCTAGGTTACGGAATTGGTTAGAGGAGAGCCGACAGAGCCGCGAGCCTATCTTTTTCCGGTCACTATTAGGTGGTTGCCCTGCCGTgtgattttatatcgataattgcactcatctgtctgacgcttgaattatacatgaaaatgatggtaattttattgcaaatacaatggtatagggttgcctgcgaaaatccggtcacaaataagggatgccaggcttttaattaaaataagaagggaagacttttagcgataactcatagacggcttaactgatcaagtttgttttaattttatttgattgagttttttaagcaatattttcatgatttttttcatattttttggacagatggttcaaaagttagaaggaaaaaccttttttttctttctaaacgattatttccgaaatgattcactttatcaagaaatgttgtttaaagacccatatttattttgaaaggcCTATCCAACGACATTCCACACTATAAGGTTGAATCGATAAAAAATTGTCACTCACATTTTGTTTGTTTCaaagcgattatttccgaaaatatccactttatcaaaaaatgttcttcTAGAAaccctattcattttgaaagaccttTCCAACAACATCCCACATCATAGGGTTgccaccaaaaaaataaatcctcacgtacattttgtttctttcgaGGCGATTATATCCtaaaatattcactttatcTTAGAAATAACGAAGCTAGGTACTATTACGTTCCTATAAAATGTCTATTATTAACTAATCCTTCAATTAGAAGGCAACATACaattacggccccgacactatcatggatactgacattactttgacggaatgacgtttttagtgatagtgtagggagtgtcatgaagaaatgacggcaagtaatgaagtttattttaataatttccgtcagtattggagttatgtcaaagtaatgatactagaaatgacattatactgacagtgaattggttagaatgatggaatcagaaatgacagaaagaatgatggacgataatgaagttattaaacatttttaatatttttgaagaaatgtcaaaataatgacattatactgatagtgagtggagcgcatcactctaatccctcattccgtcatttaaagtactttagaagaaggttttatactaacacgagtcattactggcatttaaatcaataagtgaagtatacctactctattatcattgctctaaagtttattttcacttgactctcaagaaaaaaggaaaacatgcagaatacgatgcacaaagaaaatctctgtccctttctaaaagtttccatacatgaaataaaaattaaaaaccttttattttatgttgtttacaacaatttaattatatttttaccgggaaacgcgaaaatctaaatttagttatctgcctctttatcgttcgaatatgcaaaagtgaggatgatgatgatgaaaagtgatagagaggttagataacgaaatttcgtgtttcgctgtagacccccagattgtgatggattgtggtagtggcgccccctacgcagagtttcgagtaatattccctattcagggaaatagaataatattacgcaatactctgggcgcctctagcacatactgagggcttaccgcgtaatttcgttttctgcctctttatcactcttgcgtattcgagcgttagagactgataacgaaatttcgattttcgcatttcgaagtagaccctttgaatttgctagtggaccctacgccgacttttgcgtaatattcccttttgcgttttatttcgtgcatggagttcaatatattttttaaaatatggtcaacatccctatttcgtatattctgtatatggccttatataataacatgttgtaagtatgcacctatcctataagtaaactctctggtttatggcattattcataaacgcgttactggcctgaattagctatgaatagttttgatcttctcgttttggtctttatctctcattttgacttatgtatttgtaagaaggataaaacagGAGAGGCATAGAGTTCCAAGTTATCAACGACATTAAATCATTGGGTACAGAAAAGGTCTTTGAATGTTGCGGTGTATTTTTAACAATTGAAAAAGTGTATCTGATCTGTCTATATCGCACCCCCAATAGTGatataaacttattttttgaaaaactagagaaacttttactaaaaatatgttacaagaagcataaaattataatatgtgGTGACTTTAACATAGATATCCTggacaaaaacaataaaaatccAAATATAAAGAATTGGTTTAAAAGTCTATTAGGGACGTTTAACTTGTACCCGCGGATACTTGAACCCACTAGAATAACGCATAGAACACAGAGTAGTATTGATAACATATTATGTAATTTCAAAAATGGAACAGCAAAAATTCATCATCTCGCACTTTCGGACCATACTGCTCaaacaattacaataaaattaagacAAAAACTTCAGCCAAAATACTGGTTTGTATATAAAAGAGACCATAGTGCAGAAAATGTTTCCAAATTCATGAATTGTTTAAAAGCTTTATCCTTCTCGGAGGTACTAAATTCGGAAGATGTAAACACTGcatataataattttatcaatgaatttaaattattttacgatTTATGTTTTcccaaaatcaaaataaaaataaaatcaaggaATAAAAATAAGTTCATAACAAAAGGGATCAAGATATCTAGCAAAGTCAAAAGATGCTTATACATGGATTATCAATATAAAGGTTTAAAATGTGTAAAAGAATTGTATATAAAATATGCATGCATGTTAAAGAGGTGTGtaaaaatgtcattaaaacaAGCTAATCATAAATTAATAGAAAGTGCGAGAAACAAATGTAAGGCTTCTTGGAAAATAATTAAGCAATACACGGGAAACAACGAAATGCCAAGTATGATAGAACAGATAGACCACAATGGGGAATTAGTTAATAAACCTGAACATATTGCAACACGGTTTAATAACTTCTTCATTGATTCGCTTCCTACTGCTATAACGGCTAGCAAAAACCCGTGTAAAAACATAGAGCATAACCTAAGTAGTATATATCTTTCTCCTGTTACTCCTCAAGAAGTCTTCAGAGCAATACAATCACTAAACAATACTACAGCGGTAGGTTATGACGATATAAGTACAGAAACGATAAAATATACTGCATTTTTAACATCTGTCCCATTAGCGCATATAGTAAATTTGTCCTTTCAAACTGGCATGTTCCCGGAAAGACTAAAAAAGTCAATTATCAAACCACTTTTCAAACAAGGGGAAAAAACAAGACTAGGCAATTATAGGCCTATAACATTAATCCCAATTTTCTCTAAAGTGATTGAGCGACTTATGTATAATAGAATAATCGAGTACTCTGACAAATACCACCTACTAACAAATGAACAATGTGGTTTTCGAAGGAACAGGTCTACAAATCTTGCTATATTTCAACTGCTGAAAACTATTCATGAATGCATAGACAAACGAATTCACGTATCCTCGATCTTCACTGATATGTCTAAAGCTTTCGACTGCGTTAACCATACCATATTGCTTAATAAACTCGAGCGTTACGGTATTCGGGGGCAGGCACTCGAGTGGATACAAAGTTATCTCTCAAACAGGCTCCAATGTACTGAGATTAATTACTACTGTTCCAAAAACAATACCATTGAAACAAGAAGATCTGTATATAGACCTAATCCAAGAGGCGTGCCTCAAGGCAGTATTCTTGGCCCTCTCTTGTTCCTGTTTTATATAAACGACCTCCCACAGCAGACAAACAATCAAGTAGtactttttgctgatgacagtAGTGCATTAATAAGATGTTCAAGCACAACAAAAGAATATGAACTTGAAATTAATAACACTCTTAATGATATTATTTATTGGATGGAAAACAATGAATTAAGCATAAATTTGTCTAAAACTCACTTTGTCCAATTTCATACGAGCCGTAGGCCAGGTTTGTCAATCAACATATCGCATAAAGCAGACGCAATCACAGAGTCAGAGACGACTAAGTTTCTTGGACTCATACTTGACAGTAATTGTAATTGGCAATGTCATATAACCGAACTATGCTCAAAACTTTCAAAGTTTGTTTTTCCGATACGTAGGCTGATACATAATGCATCGGAAAAAGCGGGACTAATGTCATATTTTGGTTACGTCCAGTCTAGCATCACGTACGGTATAATTTTTTGGGGAAACTCCACCGACTGGTTAAAAGTTTTTAAGATGCAGAAACGATGTGTAAGAGCGCTCTGTGGTGCATCTCAAAGAGACTCCTGTAGGCCTCTTTTTCATAAGTATAAGA
This region includes:
- the LOC134678139 gene encoding uncharacterized protein LOC134678139, translated to MNPRLRNWLEESRQSRFLAAVAGAGVGSGSGAPRGGPRAASQPRGGPRPASQPRRQALDGGQPPINPNYNNTYFCPMPVMAQTGATPVPDDGTAYPWVARVIHTRWDGGREPMICTAAMIGYRTFITAARCIATAKPYYTKLLMRSIVQLQALTFVTPSAPTKQLFDDIGIIVTFNTTRDVTGVLQQAPNASYLVIPQSPRTAEGYWFQDWVAGATYKVVGFIAQEDSPSTHNLYELRKMYGSNSLCNQILPMVNNSKDYWAACVHSCDAEQHSRSDPACRRYLFGLGHVVLDSRDRLVGFVTWTCGNEARDIEGRGGRPLPVGVAVPDARLNLNLECADLLSLGTLHLSPQQEQINPGYLPSLCN